A genomic stretch from Arachis stenosperma cultivar V10309 chromosome 3, arast.V10309.gnm1.PFL2, whole genome shotgun sequence includes:
- the LOC130966835 gene encoding callose synthase 5-like produces MSQLDRVMPPPTLVRRGSRSASTTFNMEVFDNEVVPSSLASISPILRVANEIEAERPRVAYLCRFYAFEKAHRLDQTSTGRGVRQFKTLLRQRLERDNATSLPSRVKKTDAREIQAYYQQYYEHYVRTLDQADQADRAQLSKAYQTAGVLFEVLCAVNKTEKVEEVAPEIIAAARDVQEKKEIYTPYNILPLDSAGASLPIMQLEEIKAAVSALWNTQGLNWPSSFEQQRQRTGDLDLLDWLKAMFGFQRDNVRNQREHLILLLANSHIRLHPKPEPLNMLDDRAVDEVMKKLFKNYKKWCKFLGRKHSLRLPQGQQEVQQRKLLYMGLYLLIWGEASNVRFMPECLCYIFHNMAYELHGLMAGNVSIVTGENIKPSYGGDEEAFLRKVITPLYRVIDTEAKRSRNGTAPHSAWCNYDDLNEYFWSPDCFSLGWPMRDDGEFFKSTNDWGRKGVPRKSGKTGKSNFVETRSFWHLFRSFDRLWTFFILGLQVMFIIAWDEISLMDIFQKDVLFNLSSIFMTASILRLLQSILDLLLNFPGYHRWKFTDVLRNILKVIVSLCWAIILSVFYVHAIKGAPQALKQLLSFLDQIEGNPPLYIFAVALYMLPNLLAAILFLFPMLRRWIENSDWHIVRLFLWWSQPRIYVGRGMHESQFALLKYTIFWVILLASKFAFSYFVQIIPLIEPTKLIMAIKHVDYGWHEFYPDARNNYSAVIALWAPVLMVYFMDAQIWYAVFSTLYGGIIGAFDRLGEIHTMSMLRSRFQSLPGAFNTYLVPSQKKQGKKFSFSKKFDEISASRRSEAAKFAQLWNEIICSFREEDLISDREMDLLLVPYSSDSRLKIIQWPPFLLASKIPVALDMATQFRGKDSDLWKRISADQYMKCAVIECYQSLKHVLHDLVVGENEKRIISIITKEVKNNISKNTLTANFRLSFLPSLFKKFVELVEILKDADPSKRGTVVVLLQDILEVVTDMMVNENSELAELNQSSKDTGRQVFAGTEVKPAILYPPVVTAQWEEQIRRLYLLLTVRESANEVPTNDEVRRRIAFFSNSLFMEMPRAPRVREMLSFSVLTPYYSEETVFSKNDLEIENEDGVSIIYYLQKIFPDEWNNFMERLECKKDSEVWEKDENVLQLRHWASLRGQTLCRTVRGMMYYRRAIKLQAFLDMANEQEILDGYKAITVPSEQDKKSHKSLYGNLEAMADMKFTYVATCQNYGNQKRSGDRRATDILNLMVNNPSLRVAYIDEVEEREREGDKVQKVYYSVLIKSVDNLDQEIFRIKLPGPAKLGEGKPENQNHAVIFTRGEALQTIDMNQDNYLEEALKMRNLLEEFHEDHGVHPPSILGVREHIFTGSVSSLAWFMSNQETSFVTIGQRVLARPLKVRFHYGHPDVFDRIFHFTRGGFSKASRGINLSEDIFAGFNSTLRRGNVTHHEYIQVGKGRDVGLNQISLFEAKVACGNGEQTLSRDIYRLGHRFDFFRMLSFYFTTVGFYVSSMAVSLTVYAFLYGKLYLSLSGFENAIVKLAKRRGDDPLKEAMASQSLVQIGLLMTLPMVMEIGLERGFRTAIGDLIIMQLQLAPVFFTFSLGSKMHYFGRTLLHGGAKYRATGRGFVVRHEKFAENYRMYSRSHFVKGLELAVLLMCYKLYGSAAPDSTAYLLLSGSMWFLVCSWLFSPFLFNPSGFEWQKIVEDWDDWTKWMNSGGGIGVPATKSWESWWNEEQEHLQFTGLLGRTSEVILALRFFVYQYGIVYHLNIARGDKSIMVYGLSWLVIVAVMIILKIVSMGRKKFSADFQLIFRLLKLLLFIGSIVALVLMFTLLSLTVQDILRSLLAFLPTGWALIQISQACRPLVKAIGMWGSVKALSRGYEYVMGLLIFGPVAILAWFPFVSEFQTRLLFNQAFSRGLQIQRILAGGKKHK; encoded by the exons ATGTCGCAACTAGACCGAGTAATGCCGCCGCCCACGTTGGTGAGGCGGGGTTCAAGGAGTGCCTCCACCACCTTCAACATGGAGGTTTTCGACAACGAAGTGGTGCCGTCCTCACTCGCCTCCATTTCTCCCATTCTACGTGTCGCCAACGAGATCGAAGCCGAGCGTCCCAGGGTTGCCTATCTAT GTAGGTTCTATGCCTTTGAGAAAGCGCACAGGCTGGATCAGACCTCCACCGGCCGTGGCGTTAGGCAGTTCAAGACGCTGCTGCGGCAGCGATTAGAGAGG GATAATGCAACTAGTCTTCCCTCTCGAGTCAAGAAGACAGATGCAAGAGAAATCCAGGCTTACTATCAGCAATACTATGAACACTATGTCAGAACTCTTGATCAAGCTGATCAGGCAGACAG AGCCCAGCTCAGTAAAGCTTATCAGACTGCCGGGGTGCTTTTTGAAGTGCTTTGTGCTGTTAATAAGACTGAGAAAGTCGAAGAAGTAGCTCCTGAG ATTATCGCGGCTGCCAGAGATGTCCaggaaaaaaaggaaatttatacACCTTATAATATCCTTCCTCTGGATTCTGCTGGTGCTTCTCTACCCATTATGCAACTTGAAGAG ATTAAAGCTGCTGTTTCTGCGCTATGGAACACACAAGGCTTGAACTGGCCTAGTTCTTTCGAGCAACAAAGACAGAGAACAGGAGACCTAGACTTGCTTGATTGGCTTAAAGCCATGTTTGGTTTCCAG AGGGACAACGTCAGGAATCAGAGAGAGCATTTGATTCTGCTTCTTGCTAATTCTCATATAAGGCTACACCCTAAACCTGAGCCTCTAAACATG CTCGATGATCGTGCTGTTGATGAAGTGATGAAAAAGCTTTTtaagaattataaaaaatggTGCAAATTCTTGGGACGAAAACATAGTTTACG ACTTCCTCAAGGTCAGCAAGAGGTGCAACAGAGGAAGTTGCTTTATATGGGCTTGTACCTTCTCATCTGGGGTGAGGCGTCCAATGTTCGCTTCATGCCTGAGTGCCTATGCTACATATTTCACAAC ATGGCATATGAACTACACGGTCTAATGGCTGGAAATGTCAGCATTGTTACGGGTGAAAATATCAAACCTTCTTATGGTGGTGATGAAGAGGCATTTCTCCGCAAGGTTATAACTCCCCTCTACCGAGTAATAGACACG GAAGCCAAGAGGAGCAGAAATGGAACGGCTCCTCACTCAGCATGGTGCAACTATGATGATCTAAATGAGTATTTCTG GTCACCTGATTGCTTTTCTCTTGGATGGCCAATGCGTGATGATGGTGAATTTTTTAAATCGACAAATGATTGG GGAAGAAAGGGTGTTCCAAGAAAATCTGGAAAAACAGGGAAATCAAATTTTGTTGAGACGCGATCATTCTGGCACCTCTTCCGCAGTTTTGATAGACTTTGGACCTTTTTTATACTGGGTTTACag GTGATGTTCATTATTGCATGGGACGAGATTTCACTGATGGATATCTTTCAGAAGGATGTCTTATTTAATCTCTCTAGTATATTCATGACAGCATCCATTCTTCGCTTACTTCAAA GTATCCTGGACCTGCTCCTGAACTTTCCAGGCTATCATCGGTGGAAATTCACTGATGTGCTAAGAAATATTCTTAAAGTCATTGTCAGTCTTTGTTGGGCTATCATTCTTTCGGTCTTCTATGTGCATGCCATCAAGGGTGCCCCTCAAGCTCTCAAGCAGCTGCTTTCTTTTCTTGATCAAATAGAGGGCAATCCACCGTTGTATATCTTTGCAGTTGCATTGTATATGCTTCCAAATCTACTAGCAGCTATACTCTTTCTTTTCCCAATGCTCAGGCGTTGGATTGAAAACTCAGACTGGCACATAGTTAGACTCTTCTTGTGGTGGTCTCAG CCAAGGATATATGTTGGAAGAGGAATGCACGAAAGCCAATTTGCTCTCCTAAA GTACACTATTTTCTGGGTCATACTATTGGCTTCCAAATTTGCGTTCAGCTATTTTGTCCAA ATAATACCTCTGATTGAGCCAACAAAGTTAATAATGGCCATTAAACATGTTGACTATGGTTGGCACGAGTTTTACCCCGATG CTCGAAATAACTATAGCGCAGTTATTGCACTCTGGGCTCCTGTACTCATG GTTTATTTCATGGATGCACAAATTTGGTACGCAGTCTTCTCAACTTTGTACGGTGGTATTATTGGAGCCTTTGATCGTCTAGGAGAG ATACACACTATGAGCATGCTGAGATCACGGTTCCAGTCATTGCCTGGCGCATTCAACACATACTTGGTTCCTTCCCAAAAGAAGCAAGGAAAGAAATTCTCTTTCTCAAAGAAATTTGATGAG ATTTCTGCTAGCAGAAGAAGTGAAGCTGCCAAATTCGCCCAATTATGGAATGAAATTATTTGCAGTTTTCGTGAGGAAGATCTCATTAGTGATAG GGAAATGGACCTTTTGCTGGTTCCTTACTCTTCAGATTCTCGTCTGAAAATAATTCAGTGGCCACCGTTTTTGCTTGCAAGCAAG ATTCCTGTAGCTCTGGATATGGCCACTCAATTTCGAGGAAAGGACTCTGATCTTTGGAAGCGCATAAGTGCAGATCAATATATGAAGTGTGCTGTGATCGAATGTTATCAATCTCTTAAACATGTTCTTCATGATTTGGTTGTCGGGGAAAATGAAAAGAG GATAATTTCCATCATCACTAAAGAAGTTAAGAACAACATATCAAAGAATACACTTACTGCCAATTTCCGATTGAGCTTTTTACCTTCCCTTTTTAAAAAGTTTGTGGAGCTTGTGGAAATCTTG AAAGATGCGGATCCATCCAAGCGAGGTACAGTGGTAGTGTTGCTGCAAGACATCTTAGAAGTGGTTACTGATATGATGGTCAACGAAAACAG TGAGTTGGCAGAACTTAATCAAAGTAGTAAGGATACTGGACGACAAGTTTTTGCTGGTACTGAGGTAAAACCTGCTATATTGTACCCTCCTGTGGTTACAGCACAATGGGAGGAACAG ATAAGACGTCTTTATCTATTATTGACTGTGAGGGAATCTGCCAATGAGGTTCCAACAAACGATGAAGTACGGAGAAGGATTGCATTCTTTTCCAATTCATTGTTCATGGAGATGCCACGTGCTCCACGTGTCCGTGAAATGCTCTCATTCAG TGTCCTAACGCCATACTATAGTGAAGAGACTGTATTTTCTAAGAATGACCTTGAGATTGAGAATGAAGATGGCGTGTCAATCATATATTACCTGCAAAAGATCTTCCCTG ATGAGTGGAATAACTTCATGGAGCGACTAGAATGTAAGAAAGATAGTGAGGTATGGGAGAAAGATGAGAATGTATTGCAGTTACGTCACTGGGCGTCGTTGAGGGGACAAACTCTTTGTAGGACAG TAAGGGGAATGATGTACTACCGGCGGGCTATAAAGCTCCAGGCATTTCTTGATATGGCTAACGAACAAG AAATACTCGATGGCTATAAAGCTATTACAGTTCCATCTGAGCAAGATAAAAAGAGTCATAAATCCCTATATGGCAATTTAGAGGCCATGGCTGACATGAAATTCACATACGTTGCTACCTGTCAAAACTATGGGAATCAGAAGCGCAGTGGAGACCGTCGTGCGACAGATATCCTGAATTTGATGGTTAA CAATCCCTCGCTTCGTGTTGCATATATTGACGAagttgaagaaagagagagagagggtgatAAAGTACAGAAAGTTTATTATTCTGTACTGATCAAATCTGTAGACAATCTTGACCAA GAAATATTTCGAATTAAACTTCCTGGTCCGGCAAAGTTAGGAGAAGGAAAGCCTGAAAACCAAAATCATGCAGTTATTTTTACCAGGGGGGAAGCTCTTCAGACTATTGACATGAACCAG GATAACTACTTAGAAGAAGCTCTGAAGATGCGTAACCTTCTGGAAGAATTTCATGAGGATCATGGAGTGCACCCACCTAGCATTTTAGGTGTACGTGAACATATTTTTACTGGCAG TGTCTCCTCCTTGGCCTGGTTTATGTCAAATCAAGAAACTAGCTTTGTCACTATTGGTCAGAGAGTTCTTGCAAGACCCCTGAA GGTTCGGTTCCACTATGGTCATCCTGATGTTTTTGATAGAATTTTCCATTTCACCCGTGGAGGATTCAGCAAGGCTTCTCGTGGCATCAATTTAAGTGAGGATATATTTGCTG GATTCAACTCAACACTAAGACGTGGAAACGTTACTCATCATGAATATATCCAAGTTGGAAAGGGTAGAGATGTTGGCCTCAATCAAATTTCTCTTTTTGAAGCAAAAGTGGCCTGTGGTAATGGAGAGCAGACACTAAGCAGGGATATATACCGGCTGGGGCATCGATTTGATTTTTTCCGAATGCTATCATTCTATTTTACAACTGTTGGATTTTATGTCAGCTCTATG GCAGTGTCCCTTACAGTTTATGCTTTCCTATATGGAAAACTCTATCTGTCATTGAGTGGATTTGAAAATGCAATAGTTAAACTGGCAAAGAGAAGGGGCGACGATCCACTAAAGGAAGCAATGGCTTCACAAAGTCTTGTTCAGATAGGCCTTCTAATGACTCTGCCCATGGTTATGGAAATAGGACTAGAAAGAGGGTTCAGAACTGCTATAGGTGACCTCATAATAATGCAGCTGCAGCTAGCACCCGTTTTTTTCACTTTCTCACTAGGATCGAAGATGCACTACTTTGGGCGCACTCTGTTGCATGGAGGGGCAAAGTACAGAGCAACTGGGCGTGGTTTTGTAGTTCGTCATGAGAAGTTCGCAGAGAATTACAGAATGTACTCGAGGAGCCACTTTGTAAAAGGGTTAGAGCTTGCTGTCTTGCTTATGTGTTATAAGCTTTATGGATCAGCAGCTCCTGATTCAACTGCATATCTTCTTCTCTCAGGGTCAATGTGGTTTTTGGTTTGTTCTTGGTTGTTTAGTCCTTTCCTTTTCAATCCATCAGGATTTGAGTGGCAGAAGATAGTTGAGGACTGGGATGACTGGACAAAATGGATGAATAGTGGAGGTGGTATTGGTGTTCCTGCTACCAAGAGCTGGGAATCATGGTGGAATGAGGAACAAGAGCATTTGCAATTCACTGGGTTATTGGGGAGGACTTCGGAGGTGATTCTTGCCCTGCGTTTCTTTGTCTATCAGTATGGAATTGTGTATCATCTAAATATAGCTAGAGGTGACAAAAGCATCATG GTTTATGGTCTGTCATGGCTAGTCATAGTAGCTGTTATGATCATTTTGAAG ATTGTGTCTATGGGTAGGAAGAAGTTCAGTGCTGATTTTCAGCTGATATTTCGTCTCCTCAAACTGCTTTTGTTCATTGGAAGCATTGTCGCTCTAGTCTTGATGTTTACTCTACTTAGTCTCACAGTTCAAGACATTCTTAGGAGCCTCCTAGCTTTTTTACCAACAGGATGGGCACTTATACAG ATATCTCAAGCATGTAGGCCATTGGTGAAGGCAATTGGAATGTGGGGGTCCGTCAAAGCTTTATCAAGAGGGTATGAATACGTGATGGGATTGCTTATCTTTGGACCAGTGGCCATACTAGCTTGGTTCCCGTTTGTTTCAGAATTCCAAACTCGGCTGCTATTCAATCAAGCGTTCAGCCGAGGACTTCAAATCCAGCGTATTCTGGCGGGTGGAAAGAAGCATAAATAA